In Anaerolineales bacterium, the following proteins share a genomic window:
- a CDS encoding SDR family NAD(P)-dependent oxidoreductase, protein MSHYLITGAAGFIAARTAELLLQDGHNVVGVDNMNDAYDPRIKEYRLERLQAMKGFTFHKMDVADKSIIEKFKGEKFDAIINLAARAGVRYSVDNPWVFVETNMIGTLNMLELCKQNGVKKFVVASTSSIYGEDPRYPTPESASSSEPLQPYAASKKGGEAMCHAYHHLYGIDVSILRYFTVYGPAGRPDLAHLRFVQWISEGKPVRVNGDGNQSRGFTYIDDIARGTILALKPLGFEIINLGGHEVITINNLIKIVEDVVGKKAVVQYGPPNPADMLTNQADVTKAGELLGWEAQYNMRAGVEKLVEWYNAEREWAKDILTP, encoded by the coding sequence ATGTCACATTACTTAATCACAGGCGCGGCGGGATTTATTGCCGCGCGGACAGCGGAATTATTACTTCAAGATGGGCATAATGTCGTCGGCGTGGACAACATGAACGACGCGTACGACCCGCGCATCAAGGAGTATCGCCTCGAACGCTTGCAAGCGATGAAGGGATTCACGTTCCACAAAATGGACGTGGCAGATAAATCCATCATCGAGAAATTCAAAGGCGAAAAATTCGACGCGATCATCAACCTCGCCGCGCGCGCGGGTGTCCGTTATAGCGTGGATAACCCGTGGGTGTTCGTCGAGACGAATATGATCGGCACGTTGAACATGCTCGAGTTGTGCAAACAGAACGGGGTCAAGAAATTTGTCGTCGCTTCCACGTCGAGCATCTATGGCGAAGACCCGCGGTACCCGACGCCCGAGTCCGCCTCCAGCAGTGAACCGCTCCAGCCGTACGCGGCAAGCAAAAAGGGGGGCGAAGCGATGTGTCACGCGTATCATCATCTCTACGGGATAGATGTCAGCATCCTGCGCTATTTCACCGTCTACGGTCCCGCTGGCAGACCCGACCTCGCGCATTTGCGATTCGTGCAATGGATCAGCGAAGGCAAGCCTGTGCGCGTCAACGGCGACGGGAACCAGTCGCGCGGCTTCACGTATATTGATGACATCGCGCGCGGCACGATCCTTGCGCTCAAGCCGCTGGGATTCGAGATCATCAACCTCGGCGGGCATGAGGTCATCACGATTAATAACTTGATCAAAATCGTCGAGGATGTAGTCGGCAAGAAAGCGGTCGTGCAATACGGTCCGCCCAACCCTGCGGATATGTTGACGAATCAAGCCGACGTGACGAAAGCGGGCGAACTGCTCGGCTGGGAAGCGCAGTACAACATGCGCGCAGGCGTGGAAAAACTCGTGGAGTGGTACAACGCCGAACGCGAGTGGGCGAAGGATATTCTGACGCCGTGA
- a CDS encoding oligosaccharide flippase family protein: MFQKLTSPLRDDHLLRRVIGNSLHLFSNNTIALALSVLQGALVARLLGPSGFGLLGIIMFYASTVNSVFSFRMSELVVRYGGEYLEKGEKRKAAALMKAASLTELVVSALAFIIVALTAFWAEANLAKTSGVAWMFTVYAVGLLANFNAETATGILQVTDRIKWQGRVNLIQSIVTTIVIIIAFVSNGTLQTVLYAYLLSKTILGLGMFLAAQAQLRRVLGGGWWRESFSVITGWRELIRFAVSSNVSATIIKIFRESEILWVGFFLSTAAAGYYRVAYTLVGFLAIVTDPFIATTFPEINRLVVQSAWMRLKDFLRKITSLSFAYNAAIAIGFVLFGKWMISIYSGAQFLSAYLVMIVLVIGLAFNYTLFWNRPLLLSLGLPEYPIKVTLIVGLIKIALAFVLVPRYGIVAAGALLSFYYVTSVGVMAWRGVKKIRELEN, from the coding sequence ATGTTCCAAAAACTTACCTCCCCTCTCCGCGACGACCATCTCCTCCGCCGCGTCATTGGCAACAGCCTTCATCTATTTAGCAATAACACAATTGCGCTGGCGTTGAGCGTCTTGCAGGGCGCGCTGGTGGCGCGCCTGCTGGGACCTTCAGGCTTTGGTCTGCTTGGCATCATCATGTTTTACGCGTCCACGGTCAACAGCGTCTTTTCGTTCCGCATGAGCGAGTTGGTCGTGCGCTATGGCGGCGAATATCTCGAAAAGGGCGAGAAGCGCAAAGCCGCCGCGTTGATGAAAGCCGCAAGCCTCACCGAATTGGTTGTGTCCGCGCTCGCCTTCATTATCGTCGCGTTGACGGCGTTTTGGGCGGAAGCGAACCTCGCTAAAACGTCGGGCGTCGCGTGGATGTTCACAGTCTACGCGGTCGGTTTGCTCGCCAACTTCAACGCGGAGACCGCGACAGGCATTTTGCAAGTGACGGACCGAATCAAATGGCAGGGACGCGTCAACTTGATTCAAAGCATCGTCACGACCATCGTAATCATCATTGCGTTCGTGTCGAACGGAACGCTCCAAACCGTTCTCTACGCCTATCTCCTCAGCAAGACGATTCTCGGCTTGGGGATGTTCCTCGCCGCGCAAGCGCAACTCAGACGCGTCCTCGGCGGCGGATGGTGGCGTGAATCGTTTTCGGTCATCACAGGATGGCGCGAGTTGATCCGTTTTGCGGTCAGTTCCAACGTCAGCGCGACGATCATCAAAATTTTCCGCGAGAGCGAAATTTTGTGGGTAGGCTTTTTCCTCTCTACGGCGGCGGCGGGATATTACCGCGTGGCATACACGCTGGTCGGGTTCCTCGCCATCGTCACCGACCCGTTCATCGCGACGACGTTCCCCGAGATCAATCGTCTCGTGGTGCAAAGCGCGTGGATGCGGCTCAAAGATTTTCTACGCAAGATCACGTCGCTTTCGTTTGCCTACAACGCCGCCATCGCCATCGGCTTCGTGTTGTTCGGCAAATGGATGATCTCCATTTACAGCGGCGCGCAATTTCTTTCCGCTTATCTCGTGATGATCGTGCTGGTTATCGGTCTCGCGTTCAATTACACGTTGTTCTGGAATCGTCCGCTTTTGCTTTCGCTCGGCTTGCCTGAATATCCGATCAAAGTCACATTGATCGTCGGGCTGATCAAAATTGCGCTCGCGTTCGTGCTTGTGCCGCGCTATGGCATCGTCGCGGCGGGCGCGTTGCTGTCGTTTTATTATGTCACGTCGGTGGGGGTGATGGCGTGGCGAGGGGTGAAGAAGATCAGAGAATTAGAGAATTAG
- a CDS encoding glycosyltransferase codes for MKIALITNSRIPSLTANSIQAMKVAQALMQLGHDVRMFAPRETDVATRESLMTHYGLRFAPPLHLLPSIKRLKRLDFIVHAQRLAQKFEADLIYTWLPQSAVVGLWMKYPVVLEMHADVTGLTGAWWLRQFWRARGRKRMTVTTSALRVALERTTKLKFEDEAVLSAPNGVELERYASLPNPSEARRQLNLPEALTVGFTGHIYAGRGAELLFELATQMPRVHFLWVGGTPELVALWKSKLAEARATNVTMTGFVEHSRIPLYQAAADVLLMPYARTIEASSGQDIAEVINPMKMFEYMASGRAIVCADLPVIREVLNEGNAVLVNSRELENQRIGDAAQSLSKGWRLEIESLLDDEPRRLKLGAQARRDVEQFSWVRREERVLDGM; via the coding sequence ATGAAGATTGCGTTGATTACGAATTCACGAATTCCGTCACTGACTGCGAATTCAATCCAGGCGATGAAGGTGGCGCAGGCGTTGATGCAACTCGGTCACGATGTGCGGATGTTTGCGCCGCGCGAGACGGATGTTGCGACTCGTGAATCGCTGATGACTCATTACGGACTCCGCTTCGCTCCGCCATTACATCTGCTCCCGTCCATCAAGCGACTCAAACGCCTCGACTTCATCGTCCATGCCCAGCGCCTCGCTCAAAAATTTGAGGCGGACTTGATTTACACGTGGCTTCCGCAATCCGCTGTGGTGGGACTGTGGATGAAGTATCCCGTTGTCCTCGAAATGCACGCGGATGTGACTGGGTTGACGGGCGCGTGGTGGCTCCGTCAGTTTTGGAGGGCGAGGGGGCGGAAGCGGATGACGGTGACCACGTCTGCCCTGCGAGTCGCTTTAGAGCGGACGACCAAGTTGAAATTCGAGGATGAAGCGGTCCTGTCCGCGCCGAACGGAGTCGAATTGGAGCGATACGCGTCACTGCCGAATCCGTCTGAGGCGCGACGTCAATTAAACTTGCCTGAGGCGCTCACCGTCGGGTTCACGGGTCACATCTACGCGGGGCGCGGCGCGGAGTTGCTGTTCGAGTTGGCGACGCAGATGCCGCGCGTCCATTTTTTGTGGGTCGGCGGGACGCCCGAACTCGTGGCGTTGTGGAAGTCGAAACTCGCCGAGGCGCGCGCTACCAATGTGACGATGACGGGCTTCGTGGAGCACAGCCGCATTCCGCTTTATCAAGCCGCGGCGGATGTGTTGCTAATGCCGTATGCGCGGACGATCGAGGCTTCGAGCGGGCAGGACATTGCCGAGGTGATCAACCCGATGAAGATGTTCGAGTACATGGCGTCGGGGCGGGCGATCGTGTGTGCGGATTTACCTGTGATTCGGGAGGTGTTGAATGAGGGGAATGCGGTGTTGGTGAATTCGAGAGAATTAGAGAATCAGAGAATTGGAGACGCCGCCCAGAGCCTGTCGAAGGGCTGGAGACTAGAGATTGAGTCGTTGCTCGATGATGAGCCGCGCAGACTCAAGTTGGGCGCGCAGGCGAGGAGGGATGTGGAGCAGTTTTCGTGGGTGAGGAGGGAGGAGAGGGTGTTGGATGGAATGTGA
- a CDS encoding BrnT family toxin: protein MNVRYTLQNILFEWDSQKAAVNLRKHDVSFELACEAFFDPFVCYLDEEIVGTELRERIVGLTTIWIMLYIVYVMRDDRIRIVSARAATKAERELYENQ from the coding sequence ATGAACGTCAGATACACGCTTCAAAATATCCTCTTCGAGTGGGACAGCCAAAAAGCGGCTGTGAATCTACGGAAACATGATGTCAGTTTTGAACTGGCTTGCGAAGCGTTCTTCGATCCGTTCGTCTGTTATCTCGACGAGGAAATTGTCGGCACAGAACTTCGAGAAAGGATCGTTGGGCTGACCACCATCTGGATTATGCTCTACATCGTATACGTCATGCGCGACGACAGGATTCGTATTGTGTCTGCCCGCGCAGCGACAAAAGCAGAAAGAGAACTTTATGAAAATCAATAA
- a CDS encoding L,D-transpeptidase family protein: MNPDLELARDLVTKARDALRRGDKLGARMLGEQAALAAPDFEDAWLILVASDENPEDALAYARKALELSPQSPRARKAVEWAEGKLNQPKVESERVIPSRNPAPSGIPIIRETAQEKPAAEPRRKGRVILYAGALGLLACIVFAFAAWSALSNPALASFLESAPAPTQENLWAPVEIAKPSITPIDAGAPVAQAPATSTPVVIADTPTPQPQPTVTATALPTDQATAIPSATETPAVLAMDILADTPTSAYVPPTAGPVAVPPASGGESRGGVRWIDVDLTHQMVYAYEGDTIVNSFVVSTGTSMTPTVTGKFKIWIKLKKTNMSGPGYYLADVPYTMYFYKGYGLHGTYWHSNFGTPMSHGCVNLSIPDAEWLFYWASEGTVVNVHY, translated from the coding sequence ATGAACCCAGACCTTGAACTGGCACGTGACTTGGTAACGAAAGCGCGGGATGCCCTGCGCCGCGGCGATAAACTCGGCGCGCGGATGCTCGGCGAACAAGCCGCGCTCGCCGCCCCGGACTTCGAGGACGCGTGGCTCATCCTCGTCGCTTCGGATGAGAACCCGGAGGACGCGCTCGCTTATGCAAGAAAAGCGCTGGAACTGAGCCCGCAAAGCCCGCGGGCGCGGAAGGCGGTGGAGTGGGCTGAGGGGAAGTTGAACCAGCCCAAAGTTGAGAGTGAACGAGTTATCCCCAGCCGAAATCCAGCGCCGAGTGGAATCCCCATCATCCGCGAAACGGCGCAGGAAAAACCAGCCGCCGAACCGAGGCGGAAGGGGCGCGTCATCCTGTATGCCGGGGCGCTTGGTTTGCTGGCGTGCATCGTGTTTGCTTTTGCCGCGTGGTCGGCGTTGTCTAACCCCGCGCTCGCGTCGTTTTTGGAGAGCGCGCCCGCGCCCACGCAGGAAAATTTGTGGGCGCCGGTCGAGATCGCCAAGCCGTCCATCACGCCGATCGACGCGGGCGCGCCGGTGGCGCAGGCTCCAGCGACCTCCACGCCGGTGGTGATTGCGGATACGCCCACGCCTCAGCCCCAGCCGACGGTTACCGCGACCGCTCTCCCCACCGACCAAGCGACAGCCATCCCTTCGGCGACTGAAACGCCTGCTGTGCTCGCTATGGACATCCTGGCGGATACGCCCACCAGCGCGTACGTGCCTCCAACGGCGGGACCTGTCGCTGTTCCACCGGCTTCGGGCGGCGAATCGCGCGGCGGCGTCCGCTGGATTGACGTTGACCTGACGCATCAAATGGTCTACGCCTACGAGGGCGATACGATCGTCAATTCGTTCGTCGTTTCGACCGGCACCTCGATGACGCCGACCGTGACCGGTAAATTCAAGATCTGGATCAAACTCAAGAAGACGAACATGTCTGGTCCCGGTTATTATCTTGCCGATGTGCCATACACGATGTATTTTTATAAAGGCTACGGCTTGCACGGCACGTACTGGCATAGCAACTTCGGCACGCCGATGAGTCACGGATGCGTGAACCTTTCGATCCCCGACGCGGAATGGCTGTTTTATTGGGCGTCCGAAGGCACGGTCGTTAACGTGCATTATTGA
- a CDS encoding L,D-transpeptidase — translation MKKNGRIFLPLLLFFASGCVILAFYFFAASPANAFIIETPVPTQEDLWASAYVAKPTYTPTSLPTDTPVPTPSFTETPSVLAMEIIEELSSALEDAPIPQSPPPAAPSSAKYILVDISEQHMYVYENDALIFSFVASTGIQNSTRVGTFAVQTKLPNAYGATWNIWMPNWLGIYYSGGLENGIHALPILPNGATLWEGYLGSPVSYGCVVLGTYDSSLLYEWAELGTIVEIQW, via the coding sequence ATGAAAAAAAACGGACGCATCTTTCTCCCCTTGCTTCTGTTTTTTGCCAGCGGATGCGTGATCCTCGCCTTCTACTTTTTCGCCGCTTCCCCGGCGAACGCGTTCATCATCGAGACTCCCGTTCCGACTCAGGAAGACCTGTGGGCAAGCGCGTACGTGGCAAAACCAACGTACACACCCACCAGCCTTCCCACAGACACGCCCGTTCCCACGCCGTCGTTCACCGAAACGCCGTCTGTGCTGGCAATGGAAATCATCGAAGAACTATCCTCGGCGTTAGAGGACGCGCCGATTCCCCAATCACCGCCGCCTGCGGCTCCCAGTTCGGCGAAGTACATCCTCGTGGATATTTCCGAACAGCACATGTACGTCTATGAAAACGACGCGTTGATCTTCAGTTTCGTCGCCTCGACCGGCATCCAAAATTCGACGCGCGTCGGGACGTTCGCGGTGCAGACCAAATTGCCCAACGCCTACGGCGCCACGTGGAATATCTGGATGCCCAACTGGCTGGGAATTTACTATTCCGGCGGTCTCGAAAACGGAATCCACGCGCTGCCGATCCTGCCGAACGGCGCGACACTTTGGGAAGGCTATCTCGGCAGTCCGGTCTCCTATGGGTGCGTTGTGCTTGGCACGTATGATTCCTCTTTGCTCTACGAATGGGCTGAACTAGGCACGATCGTAGAAATTCAGTGGTAG
- a CDS encoding N-acetylmuramoyl-L-alanine amidase, which translates to MNSKPRPVRALQTTIGVAILLATLFTALPSQGLANGNFYERLSLLLTPQAEDSASTTTKPQVRIGIVAGHLGNDSGAVCVDGNGNVTLTEADVNLKIAALVEQQLKQAGYTVDLLNEFDTRLNGYRALAIVSIHNDSCEYVNDEATGFKVAAALNTNDLNRANRLTACLVDRYQKTTSLAFHAGSITSDMREYHAFREIDPSTVAAIIETGFLNLDREILTKQTDRVAAGIVEGILCFANNENIESTPIPDLAP; encoded by the coding sequence ATGAACTCTAAGCCGCGCCCGGTGCGCGCATTGCAGACCACGATCGGCGTTGCGATCCTGCTCGCGACGTTGTTCACCGCGCTGCCTTCGCAGGGATTGGCGAACGGAAACTTCTACGAACGCCTCAGTCTCCTGCTCACGCCTCAGGCGGAGGATTCCGCGTCCACGACAACGAAGCCCCAGGTCCGCATTGGAATCGTCGCCGGGCATTTGGGCAACGACTCCGGCGCGGTCTGCGTGGACGGCAACGGCAACGTCACGCTCACCGAAGCGGACGTCAATCTCAAGATCGCCGCCCTCGTCGAACAGCAGTTAAAGCAAGCGGGCTATACCGTTGACCTGTTGAACGAGTTCGATACGCGCCTCAACGGTTACCGCGCGCTTGCCATTGTTTCCATCCACAACGACTCGTGCGAATACGTCAACGACGAAGCGACCGGCTTCAAAGTCGCCGCGGCGCTCAACACCAACGACCTCAACCGCGCCAACCGGCTCACCGCCTGCCTCGTGGACCGTTACCAAAAAACCACCAGCCTCGCCTTCCACGCTGGGAGCATCACCTCCGATATGCGCGAATATCACGCCTTCCGCGAAATTGATCCCAGCACCGTCGCCGCCATCATCGAAACCGGTTTCCTCAACTTGGATCGCGAGATCCTCACCAAGCAGACCGACCGCGTCGCGGCGGGAATTGTCGAAGGGATTTTGTGTTTCGCCAACAACGAAAATATCGAATCGACTCCCATCCCGGACCTCGCGCCATGA
- a CDS encoding flavin reductase family protein, translated as MTLDSEQLRRAMRAWTTGVTVVTAVHNGQRYGMTVNSLASVSLEPPIISLTLKQLTHTHELVERSGEFSMTILADSQKDISDRFAGKTPGIQDRFDGVETETLELAAPLIKGGLAYFNCRVIHSQQFGENTLFLAEVVAAKNVQDGDPLVYHNRVFWKLTPPSL; from the coding sequence ATGACCCTCGATTCAGAACAACTCCGCCGCGCCATGCGCGCGTGGACGACCGGCGTGACCGTTGTCACCGCCGTGCATAACGGTCAACGCTACGGCATGACCGTGAACTCGCTCGCCTCCGTTTCGTTGGAGCCGCCCATCATCTCATTGACGTTGAAACAATTGACTCACACGCACGAGCTCGTCGAACGCTCCGGCGAATTCTCGATGACGATTCTCGCCGATTCGCAAAAGGACATTTCGGACCGGTTCGCCGGGAAGACTCCGGGCATCCAAGATCGATTCGACGGCGTGGAAACCGAAACGCTCGAACTCGCAGCGCCGCTGATCAAAGGCGGACTGGCGTATTTCAATTGCCGCGTGATCCACTCGCAGCAGTTCGGCGAGAATACGCTGTTCCTCGCGGAAGTGGTCGCGGCAAAGAATGTGCAAGACGGCGATCCGTTGGTGTACCATAACCGCGTGTTTTGGAAGTTAACCCCGCCCTCGCTTTGA
- the amrA gene encoding AmmeMemoRadiSam system protein A translates to MQDKLTLEEQKILLRLAREALTLRVKGEKLPRLELSSLPPRLREEGASFVTLTIRGELRGCIGALEAYQPLAQDVREHAIAAALEDPRFPPVQERELGAIQLEVSRLTRPIPLKYKDADDLLSKLKPRVDGVILRDGLRRATFLPQVWETLPNPVDFLNHLCQKMGLNADAWRTKHLEALTYQVEEFHE, encoded by the coding sequence ATGCAAGACAAACTCACTCTCGAAGAACAAAAAATCCTCCTGCGGTTGGCGCGGGAGGCGCTGACATTGCGCGTGAAAGGCGAAAAACTTCCGCGGCTGGAGTTATCGTCTTTGCCGCCGCGTTTACGCGAGGAGGGCGCGTCATTCGTCACGTTGACGATACGCGGCGAACTGCGCGGATGCATCGGCGCGTTGGAGGCGTATCAGCCGCTCGCGCAAGACGTGCGCGAACACGCCATTGCCGCGGCGCTGGAGGATCCGCGCTTTCCTCCCGTGCAGGAACGCGAACTAGGGGCGATCCAGCTCGAAGTCTCGCGGTTGACGCGCCCGATCCCGCTCAAATACAAAGATGCGGACGATTTGTTGTCCAAATTGAAGCCGCGCGTGGACGGAGTCATTTTGCGCGATGGATTGCGCCGCGCCACATTCCTGCCGCAGGTGTGGGAGACACTCCCAAACCCGGTGGATTTCCTGAATCATCTTTGCCAAAAGATGGGTTTGAACGCAGACGCCTGGCGGACAAAACACCTCGAAGCGCTGACGTATCAAGTAGAAGAATTTCACGAGTGA
- a CDS encoding tetratricopeptide repeat protein, with the protein MANDEVFQEAVEALREGNKTKARDLLTGLIKTDQNNATYWVWMSATVDSTKERIYCLQTAFKLDPENATAKRGLILLGALPPDETVQPFSLNRPRAWEEKLLLAHEKPKPKGWAAVRANPVFRLGGIAALIAVLIGGVYFGFIVPATQQTRPPTRTPGPSPTWTYTPTFVNATGIPVTQAPFSELLDAPLTPTAFYVNTPRSPISGDVQRRFMEEFKAGNWDEAITLMQEVARLEPDLADPYYYIGEAYRFKGDPASAIDAYNGALQKDPEFGAAYVGLARARIQIDPGANVLPLLDEAVRFDPNFGEAYLERAKVKLRDNDIQGAVRDLGNADRLLPNSPLVFYTLAQARQKEGEFELALEAAERANQLDKSYLPDYLLLGQLYVETGENANAGEALDIYLKYNEGDAEAFLLYGKTQFNNGEYEEAIRSMNQVISIDNDRREAYLYRFYSNVELGDGDGADEDIDRLLVYYPNLFEFNIALIRAHLIQKRDGSALQILEKVVALAETDEQKAVAYFWGGVVHEQRDELDKAADYWQLLLDLPKDATTAEQRKVATEHLLDIRTPTVAPTPTRTRTPAATKPVTVTVTKTPTRTPTPSPTP; encoded by the coding sequence ATGGCGAACGACGAAGTTTTTCAGGAAGCAGTAGAAGCCCTGCGAGAGGGAAACAAAACCAAAGCCCGTGATCTGCTCACGGGCTTGATAAAGACCGACCAAAACAACGCGACCTATTGGGTGTGGATGAGCGCGACAGTAGATTCGACCAAAGAACGGATCTACTGCCTGCAAACCGCGTTCAAACTCGACCCCGAAAACGCCACCGCCAAACGCGGCTTGATCCTGCTTGGCGCGCTGCCGCCGGATGAAACCGTCCAGCCGTTTTCGTTGAACCGCCCGCGTGCATGGGAAGAGAAACTTTTACTCGCGCACGAAAAACCCAAGCCCAAAGGATGGGCGGCGGTGCGCGCCAACCCGGTCTTCCGCCTCGGCGGGATCGCCGCGCTCATTGCGGTGTTGATCGGCGGCGTCTACTTCGGATTTATCGTTCCTGCGACTCAACAAACGCGTCCACCCACAAGGACGCCTGGTCCCTCCCCTACGTGGACGTACACGCCCACCTTCGTCAACGCGACCGGCATCCCCGTCACGCAGGCTCCGTTTTCCGAACTGCTCGACGCGCCGTTGACTCCCACCGCGTTCTACGTGAACACGCCGCGCTCGCCGATCAGCGGCGATGTTCAGCGACGTTTCATGGAAGAGTTCAAGGCTGGCAATTGGGACGAGGCGATCACGTTGATGCAAGAGGTGGCGCGCCTCGAACCCGACTTGGCAGACCCATATTATTACATCGGCGAGGCGTATCGCTTCAAAGGCGACCCCGCCAGCGCGATAGACGCCTACAACGGCGCGCTTCAAAAAGACCCGGAGTTTGGCGCGGCGTACGTGGGTTTGGCGCGGGCGCGCATCCAGATTGACCCGGGCGCGAACGTGCTTCCCTTGTTGGATGAAGCGGTTCGCTTCGATCCGAACTTCGGCGAGGCGTATCTCGAACGCGCGAAAGTCAAATTGAGGGATAACGACATCCAAGGCGCGGTGCGCGACCTCGGCAACGCGGACCGTCTCCTGCCGAACTCGCCGCTTGTCTTTTATACGTTGGCGCAAGCCCGTCAAAAGGAAGGCGAATTCGAACTCGCGCTGGAAGCCGCCGAACGCGCCAACCAATTGGACAAATCCTATCTGCCCGACTATCTCCTACTAGGACAACTCTACGTAGAGACCGGCGAAAACGCCAACGCCGGCGAGGCGCTCGATATTTATCTGAAATACAACGAAGGCGATGCCGAAGCGTTCCTGTTGTATGGCAAGACGCAATTCAATAACGGGGAATATGAGGAAGCCATCCGCAGTATGAATCAGGTCATTTCGATAGATAATGACCGGCGCGAGGCGTATTTGTATCGTTTCTACTCGAATGTGGAGTTGGGCGACGGCGACGGGGCGGATGAGGATATTGACCGCCTGCTTGTATATTATCCCAACCTGTTCGAGTTCAACATCGCATTGATCCGCGCACATTTGATCCAAAAGCGCGATGGAAGCGCGTTGCAAATTTTAGAAAAGGTGGTCGCGCTCGCGGAAACGGACGAGCAAAAAGCCGTCGCGTACTTCTGGGGCGGAGTCGTCCATGAGCAACGCGATGAACTCGATAAAGCCGCCGACTACTGGCAATTGTTGTTGGATTTGCCCAAAGACGCGACCACTGCCGAACAACGCAAAGTCGCGACCGAGCATCTGCTCGACATCCGCACACCGACGGTTGCGCCCACTCCCACACGGACACGCACTCCAGCCGCGACCAAACCGGTCACAGTGACTGTGACCAAAACACCGACGCGCACGCCAACGCCGAGCCCGACGCCATGA
- a CDS encoding HEPN domain-containing protein, with protein MDMLESGGVEIPKQVRDADVLTQYAVQSRYPSVVEEITRSEYRDVLKLAAGVVFWAEKVIK; from the coding sequence ATGGACATGCTTGAGAGCGGTGGGGTTGAAATCCCAAAACAGGTGCGAGATGCTGATGTTCTGACTCAGTATGCCGTACAATCGCGTTACCCGAGCGTTGTGGAAGAGATCACCAGAAGCGAATATCGCGACGTATTGAAACTTGCGGCTGGCGTGGTTTTTTGGGCGGAAAAAGTCATCAAGTAA
- a CDS encoding HEPN domain-containing protein, whose translation MKHNDPTDPRAWLRRAKANLTLAEKGGRMKGVLYEDLCFNAQQAVEKALKAVCLSKGIDFPKIHSLCI comes from the coding sequence ATGAAGCATAACGACCCGACCGATCCGCGCGCGTGGCTGCGGCGAGCGAAGGCTAATCTGACGCTTGCGGAAAAGGGCGGACGAATGAAGGGCGTGTTATATGAAGACCTGTGTTTCAACGCCCAACAAGCTGTCGAGAAAGCGTTGAAAGCCGTCTGTCTCTCGAAAGGGATAGATTTTCCAAAAATTCATTCACTGTGCATTTGA
- a CDS encoding nucleotidyltransferase domain-containing protein: protein MKSTTLPNQKLLKEVTRRIVDSVKPQRVLLFGSAARGRMNRNSDFDLLVVMSGRAHRRNAAQTIYRNLRGSGVAVDIVVATENDLKKYGKRAGTILKTALQEGRVVYEA, encoded by the coding sequence ATGAAGAGTACAACGCTTCCAAATCAAAAGCTTTTGAAAGAAGTAACGCGCCGAATTGTGGATAGCGTCAAACCGCAACGCGTGTTGTTGTTTGGTTCCGCCGCTCGCGGTCGCATGAACCGGAACAGCGATTTCGATCTGTTGGTTGTCATGAGCGGGCGCGCCCATCGCAGGAACGCCGCGCAAACGATCTATCGCAACCTGCGCGGAAGCGGGGTTGCTGTAGACATTGTGGTTGCGACTGAAAACGACCTGAAAAAATATGGGAAGCGCGCAGGCACGATTCTGAAAACCGCCCTGCAAGAAGGGCGCGTGGTCTATGAAGCATAA
- a CDS encoding DUF971 domain-containing protein, with translation MNEKPTGITANKSKRELTITWDDGHTSVYPFDLLRAACPCASCRGGHQNMSPEPSPEVFTLKMAESPSTRLVNVVATGSYALTLVWEDGHDYGIYNWHYLRALCPCEEDRKRFGKV, from the coding sequence GTGAACGAAAAACCCACTGGCATCACTGCCAACAAATCCAAACGAGAACTGACCATCACATGGGACGACGGTCACACCAGCGTCTATCCGTTCGACCTGTTGCGCGCGGCGTGTCCGTGCGCTTCGTGTCGCGGCGGACACCAGAACATGAGTCCCGAACCCAGCCCGGAGGTGTTCACCTTGAAAATGGCTGAGTCGCCGTCCACGCGGTTGGTGAACGTGGTCGCCACTGGCTCCTACGCGCTAACGCTTGTTTGGGAGGATGGTCACGATTATGGGATTTACAACTGGCATTACCTGCGCGCGCTTTGTCCCTGCGAGGAAGATCGGAAGAGGTTTGGGAAGGTTTGA